The genomic stretch CCGCCCGGTATTCTTTTTGCTCCAGCTTAGCCCTGCACTTATCAATGATTTCGGATGCTTCTTTATTACGCGGAGAACCGGGATGCGTATTGATATAGGTTTGCATCATCCCCATTGCCCTGGTTGTATTCACCTGTTCAAGCTCCAGTTTGGGAGATTGTTTGTAAAAACAATAGGAGCGCATGTAATCAACTTCTTCTGCCTTGCTGCTGTTGGGAAACACTTCTAAAAAACCCTTGAACAGGTTTTCTGCATCGGCATACATTTTCATGTAATAAAAGCAGTAGGCATCCTTGTAATATAACTCTTCGAACTTTATCGTTCCTTTAAAAACCGGGAATAATTCCTCGTAAAGCTGCTGGGCTATCTTGTACTTTTTTTTACTGAAAAATGTATCGGCCATACTGAGTTTATACTCATAATCCTTACTCTTCGCTATCTTATTGTATTTATTACAGGAAGATACCAGGACGAGTAAAAAAAGGGAGGCTGATAAGAGTTTCAAGAATTTCATAAAAGAACGCAAAGTTAATGTAATTAGGCCAAAATGCCAGTATGAAAGCAAATAACCAAAAATGGAGCGTTAAGGATTTTGTAAAGAAATTTTCCTGGGTTTATAGATAAGAAAAGCCCCCCGGGATGCCGGGGGGCTTTAATGTATTATAATAATTATCTATTAGTTACACTTAACATCTATGGTGTTCTTATCTCCGCCACCAACTTCGCAGTTAGTAGTGATCCTGTCGGCACTAATTCCTTCTTTTTCAACCAGGTAGATCTTAATTGCATCCAACCTCTTCTGGCAGTTAGCCTGGGAAGCTTTAGAAGCCTCAGGATAGCCATTGATATTAATATTGCAATTCGGGTTGGCTTTCATTTTAGAAGCCACGGTTGCCAGCATCGCTTTATTATCTGCACTGAGTGTTAAAGCATTGCCTTTGAAAGAAAGACTTGGATAATCGCATGGGCAGTTTGCCTTCGGATCAACCACAACATTATTCTTGCAGCACTCAGGTTCGGGGCATTTACCAACACCGTCGGCATTTACCGGCTGGCATTCTGTAGGCGTAATAAGTTGTTTATCCTTACAATCAGGAACACCATCACCATCCGTATCTTTTGTTACACCATGTGTATCAACCGGGCAGCCGGCAGGCGTATTTGGTTCCCTGTCAAGGTGGTCGCAAACTCCATCTCCGTCGGCATCATTACAATCATTCTTAGGTATCTTAACGTTGCGGTGATTCCGGAGTTCATCATAAGCATAATCCAGCGGGTTGATCCACCACAATGGCTGAACAGACTTAGCACCCAGGTTCACATTTAAACCAATGGAAGCATAGTTATACGAATCAAAATCCCTCGTTAAAGCAGCATCTCCCCAGGCATGTTCCTGCCAACGCTGTCCATCTAATAGGTCTGTTTTTACAAACGTCCACCTATCTTCAATAGCCAGGTTTATCCTGTTACTTAATTTAAATGCAATACCCATCAATACGGTGCCCGAAGGTTTAAGTACATTATTGCCCAGTTTAGGACGACGGCCAATTTCATTATCAGCAACAGTCTCATAGGATTTGTCCATTCCTGCTTTCAGGGTCTTAAGTATCGACTTTCTATCACTGTAGGTAGAGCTGGTAATTGAATTAAACAGGGTTGTATACGGATTTCCGCTCTCGTCCAGTGCATTCACCTTGGTCTGGAACCAGGAAACACCTATACCACCACCACCATAGATCACCAAACCGGTTTTCTGCTTGTGGAAACGGATGTTGTTAAGGGTAACGATTCCCTGCAGACCAAGATCCTGCATATGAACCTTGTAATTATAAAAAACCTTATCCAGGGGCCTTGTTCCTGTATTATCAAGCGTACCGACCGTTCTGTCAGGAGAACCGGGAATCCGAACGGGTGCATTATACCTTGACCATGCAGGGTTCTTTCCAAAATTCTGGCTAAAAGTCCAGTTCAAACCTTTACCGGTTGCATTCAAATACTGCAATCTCAGTGAGAAAACGTATCCGAAGGCTTTTCGCACATGGGCAGCAAAACCAAAAGTGGGTAATTTGGCCGTTACGTCACCACTTACAGTGAACATGCCGCCCGATACACCAATCTCCCACATATTGCGGGGCTTAGCTGGAAAATTATATGTGCTATTCCAGAATTCATTTTGCTGGGCCATTCTTTTAGCAGGTATTACAGAAGAGTCATATACACTCCCCTTCCCGCCAACCTGGGCAAAAACCCCTGTTGAGAGAAATAATATCCCTATTAAGAATTTGTACTTTTTGCTTACCATATTTTAATAATTAAGGTTTTTTTTTAATTTGTACGGGTTAATTTAGAGCAAAAATATCAATTGCTGCCTAATAATCAAATTTTTTAATTATTTATTTAGACTAAGCAAAGAACATTCTGGCTTATTCTATTTTGGTTGAAAGACACAGACTTCCGCAGTTTCGTTGCACGAAGATAATCATTCGGGTATAAAAACGCGATTTTCGGGGAAATATGTATCCAAGACCGAAGAAATAAATTTACTTTGGCATCATTTCACACCTGTATCCTGCCAAGAGATTAAAAATGGACTTTATAAACAACAACATAGGAGAAGAACTTAAAATTTTTGAAAAAAAGTTTGCGGAGGCTGTTAAAAGCGAAACCCTTTTGCTGGATACCATCATGAAATATATCATCAAGCGAAAAGGAAAGCAACTGAGGCCCATGTTCGTTTTATTAAGCGCAAAACTGCATGGCACCATAAACGAAAGCACCTACCGGGCTGCTGCGCTGGTTGAATTGCTGCACACGGCAACCCTGGTACATGATGATGTGGTGGACGATTCCCCGCAAAGAAGGGGTTTCTTTTCGATCAATGCTTTGTGGAATAAAAAGATTGCCGTGCTTGTTGGCGACTACCTGCTTTCCAAAGGCCTCTTACTTGCCACAGGCAGTAATGAATTCAGGCATTTGCACATTCTTTCGGATGCTGTTAAACAAATGAGCGAAGGGGAACTGCTGCAGATACAGAAAACAAGAAAACTAAATTTCAGCGAAGACATTTATTTTGAGATCATACGGGGTAAAACAGCATCCCTTCTTTCATCTGCCTGTGCTGCAGGAGCATACAGCACCAGCAACAACGAAGCAATAACCGCCCAAATGAAATTGTTCGGTGAAAAAGTAGGCATTGCCTTTCAGATCAAAGATGACCTTTTTGATTATGGTAAGGATAATATTGGTAAGCCGACCGGTAATGATATCAAAGAAAAGAAACTTACCCTCCCATTGATCTACACCATGAATACTGTTTCAGCAAAGACGCGGAGAGAATTGGTATACATCATTAAAAATGAGAATAAGGACCCGAAAAGAATAAAATTCGTCATTGATGCGGTGACTGAAGCAGGCGGCATTCGTTACGCCAACGAAAAAATGAACCGCTACCGGGATGAGGCCCTGGCCATTTTGCATACCTACACCGACGGGCCAGTCAGAAATGCGCTGGAAGAACTTGTACGCTTTACCACCGACCGGAAATATTGATGCATGGAGAAAAGATGGAAAATAGCAAAGCCCGATGAAGATAAGGTGGATGCATTACAGCAATCCCTGAAAATCAACCCAGCCATTTGCAGGATCCTCGTACAGCGGGGTATTGATTCGTACGATAAAGCCAAACATTATTTCCGGCCGCAGTTGAACGACCTGCATGACCCCTGGCTGATGAAGGATATGGACAAAGCGGTGAAGCGCATCCTCGCTGCATTTGAAAGAAAAGAAAAAATACTGGTATTCGGCGACTATGATGTGGATGGCACCACTTCCGTTGCCTGCATGTACCGTTTCCTTCACAAGATCTACGAACCGGCCCTTTTGGATTTTTATATTCCCCACCGCTACCGGGAAGGATATGGCGTAAGCAGGATGGGAATTGATTTTGCCAAAGAGAATGGTTTTACGTTGATCATCTCGCTTGACTGCGGCATAAAATCCATTGACCTGGTATCGTATGCTAAAGGCTTACGCATTGATTTCATCGTATGCGATCACCATTTACCGGATGAAGAACTACCGGATGCTGCAGCCATACTGAATCCCAAACAAAAGGATTGCAACTATCCTTACAAAGAACTTTGTGGATGCGGTGTTGGATTTAAACTGATCACTGCATTGGCCGGGCATCTGAACATTGATGAGGAACATTATCTTTGTTATATTGACCTGGTAGCCGTAGCCATTGCGGCCGATATTGTACCCATGACCGGGGAAAACCGCATACTGGCTTTTCATGGCCTGGAAAAGATCAACAGCAATCCCAATGCAGGAATTAAGGCACTCATCTTTTTAGGGAATATCCAAAAGAAATTATCCATAAACAATGTTGTTTTTGTGATAGCCCCCCGCGTGAACGCCGCAGGCAGGATGGATGATGCCCGGAAAGCAGTACAGATGTTCATTGAGGATGATTACAGCAAAGCACTGGAATATGCCGAAATGCTGCACAGTGATAATACCGACCGGAAAGAAGCTGACAAAAGCATTACAGCCGAAGCATTGGAGATCATCCAGGGGGATAAGGTTTTACAAAACAGGAAAACAACCGTTGTATTTAAAGATCACTGGCACAAAGGCGTGGTGGGCATTGTTGCCAGCCGGCTGATAGAAACCTGGTACCGTCCTACCGTAGTTCTCACAAAAAGCGGTGATATCGCTGCTGGAAGTGCCCGAAGTGTGCCGGGCTTCAATTTATACGAGGCCATCCATGCCTGCAGGGAACATTTGCTTGGGTATGGCGGTCATTTTGCAGCAGCAGGACTTTCTTTATTACCTGAGAACATCGAAGCCTTCTCTGCAAAATTTGAAGAAGTAGTTTCTGCAACCATCCCGGAACATCTTTTGATCCCGGAGATAAACATTGACACCGATATCTCTTTTAAAGACATTACCCAGAACTTCTATAGCATCATTTGCCAGATGGAGCCGTTCGGCCCGGAAAATATGCGGCCTGTATTTATTGCTAAAAAGGTGCTGGATACCGGCTACTCAAAGGTCGTTAAGGAAGAACACCTGCGTTTTGTGGTGAAACAGGACAACCAGACATTCACGGGCATCGGTTTTAACCTTGCTGAAAAATTCCCGTTGATGAAAAGACCCGTTGACCTTGTTTTTACCCTTGATGAGAATGAATGGAACGGGACCACCAGCCTGCAGTTGAAAATAATTGACCTCCGCCCCTGTGAATAATGAAATTCCTCTCCTACATACGATACTTTTTTTACCTGGCCCTTAACTGGAATATCCCCATTGCATGGCATATCATCCGGCAGGAAATAAAAGGCGAAAGAAAATACGGCATAAACACAACCGGTGCCGATGAACTGAAAAAGCTGCAAAACCTGGGAGTCGATATTTCTCACGCTACCATCTACATGCCTGTAAGTTACGAGTTGCTCGAAGACATCTTTGAACAATTGAGCAACCTCAAACCACAAACCACAAACCACAAACTTCAAACCTCAAACGGCAAACCCTTTAACCATTTCCTCGACATAGGCTGCGGCAAAGGCAGGGCACTCTGCGTGGCTGCACATCATGGTTTTAAGAAATTAACCGGCATTGACTTTTCTAAGGAACTTTGCGAAGCTGCAAAGGCAAACCTGGAGGTCACAAAACAAAGGATTCCCGGCATGGATTTCTCGGTCATCCACAACGATGCCTTTTATTTTGAGATACCTGCCGATGCGGATTGCATCTTTTTCTTCAACCCCTTTGACGAAACGATCATGAGTGGCGTAGTGGAAAACATCCTGGAAAGTCTTCAAAATCATCCCCGCCGGCTCAGCATCATTTATGTAAATCCACTCCACAAAGAATATTTTATTCAGGCAGGATTTACTGAAACATGGTACTCCAAAAAAATGAAATACCTTGAAGCTTCTGTATTGACCAATCAATAAAACACCCGCCCTTGCCAGGTTCCGGAACGTTAAAATCAATTCATCATTTAGTTTTCCATACCCTGCCGGTGGCATGGGCCAATGGCTAAACTCAAGCACCCAGAAGTACTACAATGGACGGGGCTCTTTTGAAACAACCGGGGGCATCACCTGGATGCAGATCCGTTTCGATCCGGCAGGAACGCCAACCAGTTTCAGGGCAGTGAACTAAAAATAAATCCCGTACACTACGAAAGCAATTGGGGCATGCTTTGCATGCCCCAACCTTTAAACGTCTTATACGACTTAAACCTTTAAACGACTAGTTCATCAACTCTACCGTTCTGTTTATAAAACTTGTTAAGCTGTTACCCTTTAATAATCCCTGCGACAGCAAAGCAAGATCTGCTAAATTATGCACCACTTTTTCCTGTTTCTCTTTTTCTGCTTCGGCCAATACTGTTTTGTAAATAGCATGGTTGCCGTTCACGGTAAGGGTGACTTCATCCGGCATATTTGCATAGAAAGCTCCCATACCACCACCGCCCTGCATAGCAGCCATGTCTTTCATGCGTCGCATGAACTCGGGCCGGGTGGCAACAACCGGCGGTGCTTCCGCACTCAATCCTTTCACTTCCACAGACACATTCAGGTCGGGAACCTGTAAGGAGAAAAGGTCTTTCAGTTTTGCCTCATCATCCTTGCTCAGCACACTATCGCCTCCCTCCTGCTTATCAATGATGTTGTCGATGATGTCACTGTCTACCCGGGTGAACTGCACATTCTCCCATTTCATTTCCATCTGGTTGATGAATCCATTGTCAATGATGGTTTCCAGCTTAACCACGATGTATCCTTTACCAACGGCCTGTTGTATATACGCATCCTGCTGCACGGGATCGGTGGTATACAGGATCACCAGTTTCCCGTCTTTATTTTTCTGCAATGCTTCTGTTGCCAGCTTGTATTCCTCAATCGTATAGAATTTCAAGTCCCTCCTTTGCGGATTCAGGGGGTTTGCATGATGTGGAACTTATTTGCCTTATCCAGGAATTTATCATCCGTCATCATACCATACTTCACAAACAGGCCCAGGCTCTCCCACTTTTCTTCAAACTGCTTGCGGTCTGTTTTAAATATCTCCTCCAGTTTATCGGCTACTTTTTTGGTGATGTGTGCATTGATCTTTTTTACATTGGGATCCCCCTGCAGGTAACTGCGGCTAACATTCAGGGGGATATCCGGGCTGTCGATCACCCCATGCATCAGCATTAAGAATTCCGGCACAATGTCTTTCACTTCATCCGTTACAAAAACCTGGTTGCAGTACAATTGTATCTTGTCTTTCTGTATCTCGTAACTCTGCTTTATTTTGGGGAAGTATAAGATACCGGTAAGGTTGAAGGGATAATCCACGTTCAAATGGATCCAGAACAGCGGGGCTTCGCTGAAGGGATATAACTCTTTGTAAAAATCCTGGTAGTCTTCGGTCGTTAATTCGGATGGTTTCTTTGTCCAGGCGGGTGCGGGATTGTTTACCTGTTTATCATTGAAGAAGATCGGGATCGGCAGGAACCGGCAGAATTTTTCCAATACAGACTGTATCCTGGATTCTTCCAGGAATTCCTCACTTTCTGCATTCAGGTGAAGCACAATATCGGTTCCCCTGCCCTGCCTGCCGGCAGGCAGGTTTTCTTTTTCCACTTCTTCCAACGTGAATTCCGGGCTGCCGTCGCATTCCCATCTTACAGCCTGGCTGCCTTCCCGGAAGCTTCTTGAAAAAACTTCCACTTTATCACTTACCATGAAGGAACTGTAAAAGCCCAGGCCGAAATGGCCGATGATGTTAGCCTCGTTCTGGCCCTTGTATTTTTCCAGGAATTCCTCTGCCCCGCTAAAAGCCACCTGGTTCAGGTATTTGTCGATCTCATCCGCTGTCATGCCCAGGCCGGTATCCGAAATGGTAAGGGTCTTTTTATCCTTATCGATCCGGATCTCGATCTTCAGGTCGCCCAGTTCGCCCTTTGCCTCGCCGATGGAAGAGAGTGTCTTCAGTTTCTGGTTGGCATCCACTGCATTGCTGACAAGTTCCCGTAAAAAAATGTCATGCTCGCTGTACAGGAATTTCTTGATGATGGGGAAAATATTCTCTGTTTGTACCCGGATATTTCCTTTTTGCATAGCTTATTTGTTTTATTGGATGATTGCAAACATAGTACCAAGGCCGGTTTGCTGCCAGCTTGGCATTTTATTAATTGCACGGGTTAACCAAATGAACAGAGGCTTCCAAATTGGAAGCCTCTGTTTGTATGATTCGGTTGATCCCCTTACCAGATCATAAAGCGCTTCTTATCCCTGAAATCGGGGCTTACAATATGAATACTGTAAGAACCTGTTCCCAGCCGGGCCGGTATGGTAAAAGTATCGTCAATGAAATTCACCGGGGTGATGATATCCCGCTGGAAGACCAATTGGCCAACACTATTGAATACCTGTATTCCATAATGGCCGGGTTTGATGCCCTTATACGTATAATGTAAGCTGCCACCACGTTTTACCGGTACCGAGTAAAGCACAAAACCGTCGGGTATGCTCTTCATGGTAAATGACCTTTCTGTACCATACGCAATGCCGCCGTTATTAACCGCATACGCTTTGTAATAGTACGTGGCGCCCTGTACCAATCCATTCAAGGTAGTTGAGAAATTCCCTCCGGCTAAATTAGACGAAACCGATTTTGTACCCAACCCGTTCGCCAGGCCGCTGATGCCGCTGTATTCAATGCCGTAATCTGTTACGGGGCTGCAGCCGATGCTGGAAACACTTCCATCCAATGTTACAGCGTTGGCCGAAAGCACATTGGCATTTCCGGTAACCGGGGTAGCAACCGTATTGACACCGCTTCCGCTGGCAGCCACATTGATGGTTGCCGCTCCGCCGCCGCTCACAGGGATATTACCATTGTACGACTGAACAGCAACCGGGCTGAACCGTACATAAATGGTTTGTGAATAAGGTCCGGCAGGATGTGTTAAGCTTAATGAAGCCGTATAAGTTCCTGCTGCAGTAGTTGAAAAAGCATACCCGTTCAGCGGACCTACATTGATGTTGGGTGCAAGTACTGCATTGCTGTTTATCGTGAATGAATTGGGCCCTGCTGTAGTATTGATACAGTTAGCGCCAAAAGCAGTCAATGGCGTTGCCGTTAATACCGGTGCCGACGTGGTGAATGAAAGTTGCACACCATAGCTTGTACCTCCCGCATTGGTTGCATAAGCATGATAATAATAAATAGTACCTGGTGTTAAGCCGGTGAGCGCCGATGAGAAATTAACCCCTGCTAAATTAGACGACGCAACGGGTGTTCCGGTTCCATTGGGGAAACCATTGGTGGTGCTGTACTCAATACCGTAAGCAGTTACCGGGGAACAGCCAACAGAAGGGATCGTTGCTGCAACCGTGGCAGTTGTTTGCGTAATGGCGCTTGCTGCACCGCTGGTAACTGAAGGAGCAGTATTAACGCCTGAACCTGCAGTAGCCACGCTGGTAGCGGGAGCACCGCCGCCATTTACCGGTATATTTCCGTTATAAGACTGAACAGCAACCGGGCTGAAGTTCACAAAGATCTGTTGCGTATAATTTCCTCCCGGCTGGATTAAATCCAAGGAAGCCGTATAGGTTCCGCCCGATGTGGTAGAAAAGCTGAATCCCGTTAATGGGCCCACCGCAATATTGACATTGGTAAGATTGGTTCCGTTGATGGTAAATGAATTAGGTCCGCCTGTTGTATTGATACACACATTGCCGAAAGAAGCAAGTGATGTAACTGTGATAACAGGTGTTAATGCGATCGTGGTGAATGATTGCTGTGCTCCATAAGCCGTACCGCCTCCATTGGTGGCATAAGCATGATAGTAATAGGTCAGTCCCGGGGTAAGTCCGGCAACATTGGATGAAAAGTTTCCTCCGGCCAGGTTGGTTGAAGGAACGGGTGTACCTGTTCCGTTGGGGAAGCCATTGGTCAAACTGTATTCCACACCATAAGCAGTTACTGCCGAGCATCCGTTGGCAGTAATACTTCCTGCAAGGGTTGCCGTGGTTTGGGTAATGGCACTTGCTGCACCGGTAGTAACGGATGCAAGTGTATTGATGCCTGCACCCGAAGCCGCCACATTAATAGCAGTGGCGCCGCCGCCGCCAACAGCGATATTGCCATTGTATGATTGAACGGCTGTGGGTGTGAACCGCACAAATATCTGTTGAGAATATGCGCCACCCGGCTGGGCCAGGCTTAAAGAAGCTGTGTATGTTCCACCGGAAGTGGTGGAATAGGTGAACCCGGCCAACGGGCCTACCGTAACGTTTGCTGCAGTAAGGTTTGAACCGGTTATTGTAAAT from Chitinophagaceae bacterium encodes the following:
- the bamD gene encoding outer membrane protein assembly factor BamD is translated as MKFLKLLSASLFLLVLVSSCNKYNKIAKSKDYEYKLSMADTFFSKKKYKIAQQLYEELFPVFKGTIKFEELYYKDAYCFYYMKMYADAENLFKGFLEVFPNSSKAEEVDYMRSYCFYKQSPKLELEQVNTTRAMGMMQTYINTHPGSPRNKEASEIIDKCRAKLEQKEYRAAVLYYDMAQYRASAIAFSNLINNYPESAKGEEYKLKTVKSYYRFAKLSIPDKQIERYEKVIDEYEDFVDRYPESKLLKDAETYSNLSKNHIKDIKNEQTQTSAKR
- a CDS encoding polyprenyl synthetase family protein, with product MDFINNNIGEELKIFEKKFAEAVKSETLLLDTIMKYIIKRKGKQLRPMFVLLSAKLHGTINESTYRAAALVELLHTATLVHDDVVDDSPQRRGFFSINALWNKKIAVLVGDYLLSKGLLLATGSNEFRHLHILSDAVKQMSEGELLQIQKTRKLNFSEDIYFEIIRGKTASLLSSACAAGAYSTSNNEAITAQMKLFGEKVGIAFQIKDDLFDYGKDNIGKPTGNDIKEKKLTLPLIYTMNTVSAKTRRELVYIIKNENKDPKRIKFVIDAVTEAGGIRYANEKMNRYRDEALAILHTYTDGPVRNALEELVRFTTDRKY
- the recJ gene encoding single-stranded-DNA-specific exonuclease RecJ, whose translation is MEKRWKIAKPDEDKVDALQQSLKINPAICRILVQRGIDSYDKAKHYFRPQLNDLHDPWLMKDMDKAVKRILAAFERKEKILVFGDYDVDGTTSVACMYRFLHKIYEPALLDFYIPHRYREGYGVSRMGIDFAKENGFTLIISLDCGIKSIDLVSYAKGLRIDFIVCDHHLPDEELPDAAAILNPKQKDCNYPYKELCGCGVGFKLITALAGHLNIDEEHYLCYIDLVAVAIAADIVPMTGENRILAFHGLEKINSNPNAGIKALIFLGNIQKKLSINNVVFVIAPRVNAAGRMDDARKAVQMFIEDDYSKALEYAEMLHSDNTDRKEADKSITAEALEIIQGDKVLQNRKTTVVFKDHWHKGVVGIVASRLIETWYRPTVVLTKSGDIAAGSARSVPGFNLYEAIHACREHLLGYGGHFAAAGLSLLPENIEAFSAKFEEVVSATIPEHLLIPEINIDTDISFKDITQNFYSIICQMEPFGPENMRPVFIAKKVLDTGYSKVVKEEHLRFVVKQDNQTFTGIGFNLAEKFPLMKRPVDLVFTLDENEWNGTTSLQLKIIDLRPCE
- a CDS encoding class I SAM-dependent methyltransferase, which translates into the protein MKFLSYIRYFFYLALNWNIPIAWHIIRQEIKGERKYGINTTGADELKKLQNLGVDISHATIYMPVSYELLEDIFEQLSNLKPQTTNHKLQTSNGKPFNHFLDIGCGKGRALCVAAHHGFKKLTGIDFSKELCEAAKANLEVTKQRIPGMDFSVIHNDAFYFEIPADADCIFFFNPFDETIMSGVVENILESLQNHPRRLSIIYVNPLHKEYFIQAGFTETWYSKKMKYLEASVLTNQ
- a CDS encoding lamin tail domain-containing protein, with product MKKIFAFILAFTAFHADAQVVISQVYGGGGNTGATYTNDFIELFNRGAAPVSLNGWSVQYNSATGTGTWQVTNLTNVTLQPGQYYLVQEAQGTGGTTPLPTPDAIGTIAMSGTAGKVALVNNTTALAGCPAGLIDLVGYGATANCFEGTGPTPAPSNTLAVARAANGCTDNNQNAADFATGAPAPRNTATPLNPCGGGGTPTLIATALTAFGNVCINIVAGPNSFTITGSNLTAANVTVGPLAGFTYSTTSGGTYTASLSLAQPGGAYSQQIFVRFTPTAVQSYNGNIAVGGGGATAINVAASGAGINTLASVTTGAASAITQTTATLAGSITANGCSAVTAYGVEYSLTNGFPNGTGTPVPSTNLAGGNFSSNVAGLTPGLTYYYHAYATNGGGTAYGAQQSFTTIALTPVITVTSLASFGNVCINTTGGPNSFTINGTNLTNVNIAVGPLTGFSFSTTSGGTYTASLDLIQPGGNYTQQIFVNFSPVAVQSYNGNIPVNGGGAPATSVATAGSGVNTAPSVTSGAASAITQTTATVAATIPSVGCSPVTAYGIEYSTTNGFPNGTGTPVASSNLAGVNFSSALTGLTPGTIYYYHAYATNAGGTSYGVQLSFTTSAPVLTATPLTAFGANCINTTAGPNSFTINSNAVLAPNINVGPLNGYAFSTTAAGTYTASLSLTHPAGPYSQTIYVRFSPVAVQSYNGNIPVSGGGAATINVAASGSGVNTVATPVTGNANVLSANAVTLDGSVSSIGCSPVTDYGIEYSGISGLANGLGTKSVSSNLAGGNFSTTLNGLVQGATYYYKAYAVNNGGIAYGTERSFTMKSIPDGFVLYSVPVKRGGSLHYTYKGIKPGHYGIQVFNSVGQLVFQRDIITPVNFIDDTFTIPARLGTGSYSIHIVSPDFRDKKRFMIW